In Oncorhynchus masou masou isolate Uvic2021 chromosome 10, UVic_Omas_1.1, whole genome shotgun sequence, a single genomic region encodes these proteins:
- the LOC135546943 gene encoding gamma-crystallin M3-like — MMGKITFYEDRNFQGRSYETTQDCADMSSFLSRCHSCRVDSGCFMVYDRNNYMGNQYFMRRGEYPDYQRMGMGMNDCIRSCRMIPMHKGNFRMKIYERENFEGQMHEMMDDCDSIQERYRMSDCQSCNVMEGHWLMYEQPHYRGRQMYMKPGEYRSFSQMGMGGMRFMSMRRIMDNMSM, encoded by the exons ATGATGGGCAAA ATCACCTTCTACGAGGACAGGAACTTCCAGGGCCGTTCCTATGAGACCACCCAGGACTGCGCTGACATGTCCTCCTTCCTGAGCAGGTGTCACTCCTGCAGGGTTGACAGCGGTTGCTTCATGGTTTACGATCGTAACAACTACATGGGAAACCAGTACTTCATGAGGAGAGGCGAGTACCCTGACTACCAGCGCATGGGAATGGGAATGAACGACTGCATCCGGTCCTGCCGCATGATCCCCATG CACAAAGGAAACTTCAGGATGAAGATCTACGAGAGGGAGAACTTTGAAGGTCAGATGCACGAGATGATGGACGACTGTGACTCCATCCAGGAGCGTTACCGTATGTCAGACTGCCAGTCCTGCAACGTCATGGAGGGCCACTGGCTGATGTACGAGCAGCCCCACTACAGAGGCAGACAGATGTACATGAAGCCTGGAGAGTACAGGAGCTTCAGTCAGATGGGCATGGGAGGCATGAGGTTCATGAGCATGAGGCGTATCATGGATAATATGTCTATGTAA